Proteins encoded in a region of the Vitis riparia cultivar Riparia Gloire de Montpellier isolate 1030 chromosome 7, EGFV_Vit.rip_1.0, whole genome shotgun sequence genome:
- the LOC117919268 gene encoding ammonium transporter 3 member 1-like, whose amino-acid sequence MATTVPIAYQGNTSASVPDWLNKGDNAWQMISATLVGLQGIPGLMILYGGVVKKKWAVNSAFMTFYGFAAVILCWVSWAYRMSFGDQLLPFWGKAGAALGQKFLLKQAALPATTHHYKNGTVETAMITPFYPMASMVWFQGVFAAVAVILLAGAVLGRMNIRAWMVFVPLWLTFSYTVGAFSLWGGGFLFHWGVMDYSGGYVIHVSSGIAGFTAAYWVGPRSKRDRERFPPNNVLLMLAGAGLLWLGWAGFNGGDPYAANTDSSMAVLNTNICAATSLLVWTWLDVIFFKKPSVIGAVQGMITGLVCITPAAGLVQGWAAILMGILSGSVPWFTMMILHKRSTLLQHVDDTLGVLHTHAIAGYLGGILTGVFAEPELCSLFLPVTNSRGAVYGGSGGIQILKQIAGGAFIIAWNVVMTSIICIVVKLVIPLRMPEEELLIGDDAVHGEEAYALWGDGEKYDSSKHGFYSDDTQHQRPYSGATDAV is encoded by the exons ATGGCAACTACGGTGCCGATCGCCTATCAGGGCAATACGTCGGCATCAGTGCCGGACTGGTTGAACAAGGGCGACAACGCATGGCAGATGATATCGGCCACCCTTGTGGGCTTGCAGGGCATTCCGGGGCTGATGATACTGTACGGTGGGGTGGTGAAGAAGAAGTGGGCGGTGAACTCGGCCTTCATGACTTTCTACGGCTTCGCCGCGGTGATCCTCTGCTGGGTGAGCTGGGCCTATAGGATGTCCTTCGGCGACCAGCTCCTCCCCTTCTGGGGCAAGGCTGGGGCGGCGCTGGGGCAAAAGTTCCTGCTAAAGCAAGCGGCGCTGCCGGCGACAACGCATCACTATAAGAATGGCACGGTGGAAACGGCGATGATCACGCCATTTTATCCGATGGCGTCGATGGTATGGTTCCAGGGCGTGTTCGCGGCGGTGGCGGTGATTCTGTTGGCGGGGGCGGTGCTGGGGAGGATGAATATAAGGGCGTGGATGGTGTTTGTGCCGCTGTGGCTGACATTTTCCTACACTGTTGGGGCTTTCAGCTTGTGGGGTGGTGGCTTCTTGTTTCATTGGGGTGTCATGGACTACTCTGGTGGTTATGTCATTCATGTCTCATCTGGGATTGCTGGCTTCACTGCTGCTTACTGG GTGGGGCCAAGATCCAAAAGGGACAGGGAGAGGTTTCCACCAAACAATGTGCTGCTGATGCTGGCAGGGGCGGGGCTGCTGTGGTTGGGATGGGCAGGGTTCAATGGAGGAGACCCTTACGCAGCTAACACCGACTCCTCCATGGCAGTTCTCAACACCAACATCTGTGCCGCCACCAGCCTCCTCGTCTGGACCTGGCTTGATGTTATCTTCTTCAAGAAGCCTTCTGTCATTGGTGCTGTTCAGGGCATGATCACTGGCCTTGTCTGCATCACCCCTGCTGCAG GACTCGTTCAAGGATGGGCGGCCATATTAATGGGGATCCTCTCCGGCAGCGTTCCATGGTTCACCATGATGATCCTCCACAAGCGCTCCACTCTCCTCCAGCACGTCGACGACACTCTCGGAGTCCTCCACACCCACGCTATCGCCGGCTACCTCGGCGGCATCCTCACAGGAGTCTTCGCCGAGCCTGAGCTCTGCAGCCTCTTCCTCCCCGTCACCAATTCCCGCGGCGCTGTCTACGGCGGCTCCGGCGGCATTCAGATCCTCAAGCAGATCGCCGGCGGCGCCTTCATCATCGCGTGGAACGTAGTGATGACTTCCATAATATGTATAGTGGTGAAGTTAGTGATTCCGCTGAGGATGCCGGAGGAGGAGCTGCTGATCGGCGACGACGCCGTGCACGGGGAGGAAGCGTACGCCCTTTGGGGAGACGGAGAGAAGTATGATTCCTCGAAGCATGGGTTTTATTCTGATGATACTCAGCACCAGAGGCCTTACAGTGGAGCCACTGACGCGGTTTAG